A window of Rhizobium acidisoli contains these coding sequences:
- a CDS encoding TIGR02281 family clan AA aspartic protease, translating to MIRLTVFLVVIGIGLAVLIVNNDSSRILGLQSDDFVRVVYLLPIALMLSAGIWARRSSIGETMRQMMIWLVIILALVTVYLYRQEALGVGNRLLAGLVPGRAVVVTTSEGGQEIILHKLLNGHFEADVAVNGKTIEMLVDTGASMVALSHEDAERIGIDLSRLSYSMTVMTANGRGRAAPVTLDQVAIGSIVRNNVAASVAEDGRLDQSLLGMSFLETLGSLQMQTDELRMRD from the coding sequence ATGATCCGTTTGACCGTCTTCCTCGTCGTGATTGGCATCGGCCTTGCGGTGCTGATCGTCAACAATGACAGCAGCCGGATCCTTGGCCTGCAGAGCGATGACTTCGTCCGCGTCGTCTATCTGCTGCCGATCGCACTGATGCTGTCGGCCGGCATCTGGGCGCGCCGGAGCAGCATCGGTGAAACGATGCGCCAGATGATGATCTGGCTGGTGATCATCCTGGCGCTCGTGACCGTCTATCTCTATCGTCAGGAAGCGCTCGGCGTCGGCAACCGGCTGCTCGCCGGCCTCGTTCCTGGCCGCGCCGTCGTCGTCACCACAAGCGAAGGCGGACAGGAGATCATCCTGCACAAGCTGCTGAACGGCCATTTCGAAGCCGATGTCGCCGTCAACGGCAAGACGATCGAGATGCTCGTAGACACCGGCGCCAGCATGGTGGCGCTGTCCCACGAAGATGCCGAGCGGATCGGCATCGACCTCTCCCGCCTCAGCTATTCTATGACCGTCATGACCGCCAACGGCCGCGGGCGCGCAGCACCCGTCACGCTCGACCAGGTGGCGATCGGCTCGATCGTCCGCAATAATGTCGCAGCCAGCGTCGCCGAGGACGGCCGGCTCGACCAGAGCCTGCTCGGCATGAGCTTCCTGGAAACGCTCGGCTCGCTGCAGATGCAGACCGACGAATTGCGCATGCGCGACTGA
- a CDS encoding LysR family transcriptional regulator, with amino-acid sequence MNPRQLKTFLAVIRHKNLTRAAAEVNLAQSSLSDQIQAMEEELGVELFLRSRQGVALTPAGTALKAYAEEILALNDEAKAAVYAAAGRSEQSIILGTLETIAAERLAPWLSLFRRQNPGLGLKLKVGGSGELRAQLQHGSIDVAFTFDRGEQDERFATRRISIEPLVLITGRDSQAPSFESLAALSMAPFVATETGCVYRHLFDTAFAEAGVTAPPIVTEVDSIATIIRLVASGAGYGLVPRLAADPAAARSDVVELSWPGEPPTASLVMMWRRRRVQPPALALLLQSASDELSPVRPADARLRHAG; translated from the coding sequence ATGAATCCACGACAGTTGAAGACATTCCTTGCGGTGATCCGGCATAAAAATCTCACCCGCGCCGCCGCTGAGGTCAACCTTGCCCAATCGAGCCTCAGCGACCAGATACAGGCCATGGAGGAAGAGCTTGGCGTGGAACTCTTTCTCCGCTCCCGCCAGGGTGTCGCCCTAACGCCGGCGGGTACGGCGCTAAAGGCCTATGCGGAGGAAATCCTGGCGCTGAATGACGAGGCAAAGGCCGCCGTCTATGCTGCAGCCGGCAGAAGCGAGCAGTCCATCATCCTGGGTACGCTCGAAACCATCGCCGCCGAAAGGTTGGCGCCCTGGCTCTCTCTCTTCCGCAGGCAGAATCCCGGCCTCGGTCTCAAACTCAAGGTCGGTGGTAGCGGCGAGCTGCGTGCACAATTGCAGCATGGTTCGATCGACGTCGCCTTCACCTTCGATCGCGGCGAGCAGGACGAGCGCTTCGCGACGCGCCGCATCTCCATCGAACCGCTGGTGTTGATCACGGGCCGAGATTCGCAGGCCCCGTCATTTGAAAGCCTTGCGGCGCTGAGCATGGCGCCCTTTGTCGCGACCGAAACCGGTTGCGTCTATCGCCACCTGTTCGATACAGCCTTTGCAGAGGCGGGTGTGACTGCGCCGCCCATCGTAACGGAAGTCGATAGCATCGCGACGATCATCCGGCTCGTTGCATCGGGCGCCGGTTACGGCCTCGTCCCGCGTCTTGCAGCCGACCCGGCCGCTGCGCGCAGCGATGTCGTCGAATTGTCTTGGCCGGGCGAACCGCCCACCGCTTCGCTGGTGATGATGTGGCGGCGCCGGCGCGTGCAGCCGCCGGCGCTCGCCCTGCTGTTGCAATCGGCAAGCGACGAACTCTCGCCGGTCAGACCAGCCGATGCCCGCCTTCGACATGCAGGATAG
- a CDS encoding ABC transporter ATP-binding protein gives MTPIISVQNLTKTYASGFEALKGINLDVEKGEILALLGPNGAGKTTLISIICGIANPSGGKVLVAGHDVVKDFRATRGMIGLVPQELTTDQFETVFNTVSFSRGLHGKKANPAHIEKVLRALSLWDKKDNMLRQLSGGMKRRVLIAKALSHEPDILFLDEPTAGVDVTLRKDMWNVVQELRASGVTIILTTHYIEEAEEIADRVGVINGGQLLLVEDKAALMAKLGRKQLILDLTEPLERLPDCFTGNGLTLEAGGSRLTYDFDADNEQESIAALLTRLGENNIHFKDLSTRQSSLEDIFVALVGADK, from the coding sequence ATCAACCTCGACGTCGAAAAGGGTGAGATCCTGGCGCTGCTCGGGCCGAACGGCGCGGGCAAGACGACGTTGATTTCGATCATCTGCGGCATTGCCAATCCGAGCGGCGGCAAGGTGCTGGTCGCCGGCCACGATGTCGTCAAGGATTTCCGCGCCACCCGTGGGATGATCGGCTTGGTGCCGCAGGAACTGACCACCGACCAGTTCGAGACTGTGTTTAATACGGTGAGCTTTTCGCGTGGGCTGCACGGCAAGAAAGCCAATCCCGCCCATATCGAGAAAGTGCTGCGCGCGCTTTCGCTCTGGGACAAGAAGGACAACATGCTGCGCCAGCTCTCCGGCGGCATGAAGCGACGTGTGCTGATCGCCAAGGCGCTTTCCCATGAGCCGGATATCCTTTTCCTCGATGAACCCACAGCCGGTGTCGACGTGACGCTGCGCAAGGACATGTGGAATGTCGTTCAGGAGCTTCGAGCCTCGGGTGTTACCATCATCCTGACCACCCATTATATCGAGGAGGCCGAGGAAATTGCCGACCGCGTCGGCGTGATCAATGGCGGGCAATTGCTGCTTGTCGAAGACAAGGCAGCTTTGATGGCCAAGCTCGGCCGCAAGCAGCTCATCCTCGATCTCACCGAGCCGCTCGAACGGCTTCCGGATTGTTTTACCGGCAACGGGTTGACGCTGGAAGCCGGTGGCAGCCGGCTGACTTATGATTTCGACGCCGACAATGAGCAGGAAAGCATTGCGGCGCTGCTGACCCGGCTGGGTGAAAACAATATCCATTTCAAAGATCTCTCGACGCGGCAGAGTTCGCTCGAAGACATCTTCGTGGCGCTGGTAGGAGCAGACAAATGA
- a CDS encoding EamA family transporter produces the protein MNSLWPIVIGGILPAIFWGITAIFQKQSATAATGSAVYLIAFGAACALAGLIAALIWRPAPWTAEGLGFAATAGACFAVGTGLISFALFAYSVPVSKLAPIWSCNVLVTLAIGAVFLGEAAELNILKLVAGTLLIISGALLVSGA, from the coding sequence ATGAATTCACTCTGGCCGATCGTCATCGGCGGCATTTTGCCCGCCATTTTCTGGGGCATCACCGCCATCTTCCAGAAGCAGAGCGCCACGGCCGCCACCGGCTCCGCCGTCTACCTGATCGCCTTCGGCGCCGCCTGCGCGCTGGCCGGCCTGATTGCCGCGCTGATCTGGCGCCCTGCCCCCTGGACCGCCGAAGGCCTTGGTTTTGCCGCCACCGCCGGCGCCTGCTTCGCCGTCGGTACCGGCCTCATCAGCTTCGCGCTCTTCGCCTATAGCGTCCCTGTCTCGAAACTCGCGCCGATCTGGAGCTGCAACGTGCTGGTGACGCTGGCAATCGGTGCCGTGTTTCTCGGCGAAGCTGCCGAGCTCAACATCTTGAAGCTCGTCGCCGGCACCCTCCTCATCATCTCAGGCGCACTTCTCGTCAGCGGCGCCTGA
- the cobT gene encoding nicotinate-nucleotide--dimethylbenzimidazole phosphoribosyltransferase, which yields MSVSGLPFDDFRTLLRDLPGPDARALVTARERDAQLTKPPGALGRLEEIAFWLAAWTGRTPAVNRPLVAIFAGNHGVTRQGITPFPPAVTQQMVENFAAGGAAINQICVAYDLGLKVFDLALDYPTGDITEEAALSERDCAATMAFGMEAIAGGTDLLCIGEMGIGNTTIAAAINYALYGGSARDWVGPGTGSEGEMLERKVAAVEKAVELHGDHLDDPLEIMRRLGGREIAAMAGAILAARMERIPVLIDGYVATAAAAILKAANPSALDHCLIGHVSAEPGHLRAIEMLGKTPLLALGMRLGEGTGAALAAGIVKAAAACHSGMATFAQAGVSGKD from the coding sequence ATGAGCGTTTCAGGCCTGCCGTTCGACGATTTCCGTACCCTGCTCCGCGACCTGCCGGGCCCGGATGCCCGTGCGCTGGTGACCGCACGCGAACGTGATGCGCAACTGACCAAGCCGCCGGGCGCGCTCGGACGGCTTGAAGAAATCGCATTCTGGCTTGCCGCCTGGACGGGCCGCACCCCTGCCGTCAACCGGCCGCTGGTGGCGATCTTCGCCGGCAATCACGGCGTCACCAGGCAGGGAATCACGCCCTTTCCGCCGGCCGTGACACAGCAGATGGTCGAGAATTTTGCCGCCGGCGGCGCTGCGATCAATCAGATCTGCGTCGCTTATGATCTCGGGCTGAAGGTCTTCGATCTGGCGCTCGATTATCCCACCGGCGACATTACCGAGGAGGCAGCGCTTTCCGAGCGCGATTGTGCCGCGACCATGGCCTTCGGCATGGAGGCGATCGCCGGCGGCACCGACCTGCTCTGCATCGGGGAAATGGGCATCGGCAATACGACGATTGCCGCGGCGATCAACTATGCGCTCTATGGCGGTTCGGCGCGGGACTGGGTCGGACCAGGCACCGGTTCGGAAGGCGAGATGCTGGAGCGCAAGGTCGCGGCGGTGGAAAAGGCCGTGGAGCTCCACGGCGATCATCTCGACGATCCGCTGGAAATCATGCGCCGGCTCGGCGGCCGCGAGATTGCGGCGATGGCCGGCGCCATCCTTGCCGCCCGCATGGAGCGTATCCCGGTGCTGATCGACGGTTACGTCGCGACCGCTGCGGCGGCGATCCTCAAAGCCGCCAATCCATCCGCGCTTGACCATTGCCTGATTGGCCACGTTTCCGCCGAGCCCGGGCATCTGCGCGCGATCGAAATGCTCGGCAAGACGCCGCTTCTGGCACTTGGCATGCGGCTCGGCGAAGGCACCGGGGCAGCGCTCGCCGCCGGCATCGTCAAAGCCGCCGCCGCCTGCCATTCCGGCATGGCGACCTTTGCCCAGGCCGGCGTGAGCGGCAAAGACTGA
- a CDS encoding adenosylcobinamide-GDP ribazoletransferase — protein MKIKDHAVDTARAVAFLSRIPMPQSLFKTYDGRLGRLVRAFPFAGIVIGFVPALALFLPLGLRADPLMAALIALSIQVVVTGALHEDGLADTADGIGGGKSREQSLEIMKDSRIGTYGAIALILSFAIRAAALAAIARHSLPLTSVLAIPAVAALSRGAIAWHWQRLPPAKADGVAASNGQPDEGAMQFALASAGLVAALLIWPAFGLRPLVASLLASGIAALAFTAFIRRKLAGHTGDTLGATQQICEIAALCALATAL, from the coding sequence ATGAAGATCAAGGACCATGCGGTCGATACCGCCCGCGCCGTCGCCTTCCTCAGCCGCATTCCCATGCCGCAATCGCTGTTCAAAACCTATGACGGCAGGCTCGGCCGGCTGGTGCGCGCCTTTCCCTTCGCCGGCATCGTCATCGGCTTTGTTCCCGCGCTCGCCCTGTTCCTGCCTCTGGGACTGCGCGCCGATCCGCTGATGGCGGCCCTGATCGCGCTTTCCATCCAGGTTGTCGTCACCGGCGCACTGCACGAGGACGGCCTGGCCGATACTGCCGACGGCATCGGCGGCGGCAAGAGCCGCGAGCAGAGCCTCGAGATCATGAAGGACAGCCGGATCGGCACCTATGGCGCGATCGCGTTGATCCTCTCCTTCGCGATCCGCGCGGCAGCACTTGCCGCCATCGCCCGCCATTCCCTGCCGCTTACATCAGTCCTTGCCATTCCCGCCGTCGCAGCGTTGAGCCGCGGCGCCATCGCCTGGCACTGGCAGCGGCTGCCGCCGGCCAAGGCCGATGGCGTCGCCGCCTCGAACGGCCAGCCGGATGAGGGGGCGATGCAGTTTGCCCTCGCCTCGGCCGGCCTCGTCGCAGCGCTTCTGATCTGGCCTGCCTTCGGCCTGCGCCCGCTGGTCGCAAGCCTGCTTGCCTCAGGCATCGCAGCGCTTGCCTTCACCGCCTTCATCCGCCGCAAGCTTGCCGGCCATACCGGCGACACGCTGGGCGCGACGCAGCAAATTTGCGAGATCGCCGCGCTTTGCGCCCTTGCCACAGCTCTTTGA
- a CDS encoding SDR family oxidoreductase: MTAIKIEGAKVLIVGGSSGMGLALARRLLDEGAFVTIAGRSQERLAAACRQLDDDPKLGIYAVDISREEEVAALFRIVGSVDHIVSTAADIEGAYQLLPSIELAAAQRVVESKFYGPLLLAKYGAAHLPSSGSITYTSGVAAYRPAARGSVVAAVNAALEGLVRALAVELAPIRINAVSPGWVDTPIWSFVAGDAKQATLDAMAQRLPAGRVGQPEDIADAIRFLIGNGFTTGTILHVEGGHRLV, encoded by the coding sequence ATGACTGCAATCAAGATCGAAGGTGCGAAAGTGTTGATCGTCGGCGGCAGCTCGGGCATGGGTTTGGCGCTTGCCAGGCGCCTGCTCGATGAGGGGGCGTTTGTGACGATCGCGGGGCGCAGTCAAGAGAGGCTTGCGGCAGCGTGCCGCCAGCTCGACGACGATCCGAAACTTGGAATCTACGCTGTCGATATATCGCGGGAGGAGGAGGTCGCGGCACTCTTTCGCATCGTCGGATCGGTCGACCACATCGTCAGCACCGCCGCCGATATTGAAGGCGCCTATCAGTTGCTGCCGTCGATCGAGCTTGCCGCGGCGCAACGGGTGGTCGAGAGCAAGTTCTACGGCCCGCTGCTGCTGGCGAAATACGGCGCCGCCCATCTGCCGTCGTCAGGATCAATCACCTACACCTCGGGCGTCGCGGCCTATCGGCCGGCAGCGCGCGGATCGGTGGTCGCCGCCGTCAATGCGGCGCTTGAAGGCCTGGTCAGGGCGCTCGCCGTCGAATTGGCACCGATCCGTATCAATGCCGTGTCGCCGGGATGGGTGGATACGCCGATCTGGAGCTTCGTTGCCGGGGACGCCAAGCAGGCAACGCTTGACGCGATGGCGCAGCGCCTGCCGGCCGGACGTGTCGGCCAGCCGGAGGATATCGCCGATGCGATCCGCTTCCTGATCGGCAACGGTTTCACCACAGGCACTATCCTGCATGTCGAAGGCGGGCATCGGCTGGTCTGA
- a CDS encoding DUF1289 domain-containing protein, translating into MQTPCIHVCSIEPATGFCAGCGRTLQEIGNWVSYSDIERRRVMAVLPARLVGAAALSNDMKTGHASGPERPL; encoded by the coding sequence ATGCAAACACCCTGCATTCATGTCTGCTCGATCGAGCCCGCCACCGGATTTTGCGCCGGATGCGGCCGGACTCTTCAGGAAATCGGCAACTGGGTGAGCTACTCCGACATCGAGCGGAGACGGGTCATGGCCGTGCTGCCTGCAAGGCTTGTAGGTGCCGCCGCGCTATCGAACGACATGAAAACAGGCCACGCCAGCGGGCCGGAGCGGCCTTTATGA
- a CDS encoding ABC transporter permease — MNVEAIKSIYFFEMARTRRTLLQSVISPVISTSLYFIVFGAAVGSRIQEVEGVSYGAFITPGLIMLTLLGQCISNGSFGIYFPKFTGTIYEVLSAPVAMTEILLGYVGAAATKGMIIGFIILLTANLFVDVRIEHPFMMILFFLLTGVTFSLFGFMIGIWAGNFEQLNLIPMLVVPPLTFLGGSFYSVNMLPPFWQAVSHLNPVLYLVSGFRWSFYGIADVNPAISLAMITVFLAICLGTLGWIFKTGYRLRN, encoded by the coding sequence ATGAACGTCGAGGCGATCAAATCGATCTATTTCTTCGAGATGGCGCGCACGCGCCGCACGCTGCTGCAGAGCGTCATTTCGCCCGTCATCTCGACCTCGCTCTATTTCATCGTCTTCGGTGCGGCCGTGGGATCGCGTATCCAGGAGGTAGAGGGCGTGTCCTACGGCGCCTTCATCACGCCGGGCCTGATCATGCTGACGCTGCTTGGCCAGTGCATCAGCAACGGCTCCTTCGGCATCTATTTTCCGAAATTCACCGGCACGATCTACGAGGTCCTCTCCGCGCCGGTGGCGATGACCGAGATCCTGCTCGGTTACGTCGGGGCCGCCGCCACCAAGGGCATGATCATCGGCTTCATCATCCTGCTCACAGCCAATCTCTTCGTCGACGTCAGGATCGAGCATCCCTTCATGATGATCCTGTTCTTCCTGCTGACGGGCGTCACCTTCAGCCTGTTCGGCTTCATGATCGGCATCTGGGCAGGCAATTTCGAGCAGTTGAACCTCATTCCCATGCTGGTCGTACCGCCGCTGACCTTCCTCGGCGGCAGCTTCTATTCGGTCAATATGCTGCCGCCCTTCTGGCAGGCGGTCAGCCATCTCAATCCGGTGCTCTATCTCGTCAGTGGCTTCCGCTGGAGTTTTTACGGGATCGCCGACGTCAACCCGGCGATCAGCCTGGCGATGATCACCGTGTTCCTGGCGATATGCCTCGGCACACTCGGCTGGATCTTCAAGACCGGCTACCGGCTGCGCAATTGA